Genomic window (Wenzhouxiangella marina):
GGCTTCGACCACGCAGGCTTCGATGACGAGCGGGCGGTCGGGCATGAGGAAGCCGAACTGGCGCTGATGCAGGGCTTCGAAGTCGTCGCGCATGCGGCCAGGCTCGGCGAGCTCGATGGCCAGTACCGTATCGGTGCCCGCATACTTGATCTGGGCCTGCACGCGGACCTCGATCCGCGATGGATCGATGCCCTGGTCCGCCACCTGCTGGCGAACGCTGCATCGAGTCTGCTCCAGGCTCGACCCGATCCGTTCCAGCAGGAGCGGCTGCAGTTCCGCCTCGACGGCGAGTTCTTCGAGTGCGGTCACGTCGGCCAGGCCCATGCCATAGGCCGACAGGACGCCGGCCAGGGGATGGATCAGGACCGTGTCGATGCCCAACTCGTCGGCGACGAGGCAGGCGTGCTGGCCGCCGGCGCCACCGAAGCAATTGAGTGCATAGCCCTTCAGATCGTGCCCACGCTGGATGGAAATGGTCTTGATCGCGTTGGCCATGTTGCTCACGGCAATCCTGAGGAAGCCTTCGGCCACGGCCTCCGGAGCCTGGGCTTTGCCGGTGGACCGTTCGATCCGCTCGGCCAGCGCGATGAAGCCCAGGCGCACGATCGCCTCATCCAGCGGCAGGTCGCCCTCCGGCCCGAAGCAATCGGGGAAGAAGCGGGGCTGGATCTTGCCCAGCAGCAGATTGGCGTCGGTGACGGTCAGCGGTCCGCCGCGCCGGTAGCAGGCCGGTCCCGGGTTCGCGCCGGCCGAGTCGGGGCCCACCCGGTAGCGGCTGCCGTCGAAGTGCAGGCAGGAGCCTCCACCCGCAGCGACCGTATGGATCTCCAGCATGGGGCTTCGTAGTCGAACGCCGGCGACTTCCGTGTCGAAGCAGCGTTCGAATTCGCCCTGGTAGTGAGAGACGTCCGTCGACGTGCCGCCCATGTCGAAGCCGATCACGCGTTGGAAGCCGGCCGCCTCGGCGCTTCGGGCGCAGCCGACGATGCCACCGGCGGGGCCGGAGAGGATGGCGTCCTTGCCGGAGAAACGAGCGGCTTCGGTCAGTCCCCCGTCGGACTTCATGAAGCTCAGGCGCGCCTTGCCGAGGCCTCCGGCGACGCGTTGGGCGTGGCGCCTCAGGCCGGGCGAAAGATAGGCGTCGACAACGGTGGTGTCGCCGCGCCCGATCAGTCGAATCAGCGGGCTCACCTCGTGGGACAGGCTGACCTGCTCGAAGCCCATGGACCGGGCCAGCTCGCCGACCTGTCGTTCATGCTCGGGGTAGCGGTAGGCGTGCAGGAAGACCACGGCCAGGGCGCGGATGCCGGCGTCCTTGAGCCGCCCCAGTTCGTCCTTCAAGCGGTCGAGATCGGGGCGACGCAATGCCTGGCCGTCGGCGCTGATCCGCTCGTCCACCTCCACGACGGTCTCGTGCAGGAGTTCGGGCCGCTGGATGTCGAGCGCGAAGATGTCGGGCCGACCCTGCGTGCCGATGCGGAGCGCGTCGGCGAAGCCCCGGGTGATCAACAGGGCCGTTCGCTCTCCCTTGCGCTCCAGCAGGGCATTGGTGGCCACCGTCGTGCCCATGCGCACGCTGTCGACCAGCTCATCGGGCAGGGTAGCGTCCGGGGCCAGTCCGAGCAGCTGGTGAATGCCCGCCAGCGCCGCGTCCTCGTAGCGCTCCGGGTGTTCGGAAAGCAGTTTGGCCGTGCGCAGGCGCCCGTCCGGCGCGCAGGCCACCACGTCGGTAAAGGTGCCGCCCCGGTCGATCCAGAACTGCCATTTCTTGTGCGTCGGATCGATGAGCTTCATCCGCTGGATTGGGTTCCTGCCGGAGTATATCGCGCCAACGACAGTGCGCTCCGAGTGGCATCGGGCCAGGCGTTATCATCAAGAGCATTGAGGAGAGGGAGACGATCTCGTGGCCGTCCGTCTGATCGAAATGCGCCTGCCGCTGGAGCGTCTGGAAGGCCTGCGCCAGCGCATTCTCGAGCTGGAGCCGATCGAGCTCAGCGCCCTGGTGGAGCAGGATGGTCAGCGTGCCGTGCTTCGCGTCCTCGTCGAGCAAGGCAAGGTCGAAGCCTTCCTCGATCGCTTCGAAGCGCTCAGCGAGCGCTACGACGACTTCCGCATGACGCTCTACGCGGTCGAGGCGACGCTGCCGGTCCCGGAAGCGCCTGCGGAGAACGCGGAACAAGCCGAACCCGCGAAGTCGCAGGACGAGGTCGACCGGCTGAGTCGGATCGAGCTGCACGAGCGGGTGCGCAAGAACGCGCGCCTGAATCCCGAGTACCTGCTGCTGGTGCTGTTCTCCTCGATCGTGGCGGCCGTGGGCCTGGTGCAGGGGAATGTCGCGGTCCTGGTCGGGGCGATGGTCATCGCGCCGCTGCTGGGGCCCAACATGGCCCTGGCCATGGCGGCCACGCTCGCCGATGCAGGCCTGGGTTGGCGGGCCGTGCGCACGGGCATGGCCGGTGTGGCCCTGGCCACAGTCCTCGGTCTGTTGTGCGGCGCCTTCTTCGAGGTCGATCCCGCGCTCCCGGAGATCGCCAACCGCACCCGCATCGGTACCCTGGATCTGATCCTCGCGCTGGCAGCCGGGGGTGCCGGTGCGCTCGCCATGACCAGTGGCGTCGCCGGCACGCTGGTCGGCGTGATGGTGGCCGTGGCCTTGCTGCCGCCTCTGCTGGTCGCCGCCCTGCTGGCCGGGGCAGGGCAGTGGCGGGAAGCGGCGGGGGCTCTGCTGCTCTACAGCACGAACGTTGCCGCGGTGAACCTGTCCGCCATCGTCGTGTTT
Coding sequences:
- a CDS encoding TIGR00341 family protein; the protein is MAVRLIEMRLPLERLEGLRQRILELEPIELSALVEQDGQRAVLRVLVEQGKVEAFLDRFEALSERYDDFRMTLYAVEATLPVPEAPAENAEQAEPAKSQDEVDRLSRIELHERVRKNARLNPEYLLLVLFSSIVAAVGLVQGNVAVLVGAMVIAPLLGPNMALAMAATLADAGLGWRAVRTGMAGVALATVLGLLCGAFFEVDPALPEIANRTRIGTLDLILALAAGGAGALAMTSGVAGTLVGVMVAVALLPPLLVAALLAGAGQWREAAGALLLYSTNVAAVNLSAIVVFLGRGISPRTWWDKARARRSAWWFLLFWAMALTGLALLFILQNRQLGG